One Xiphias gladius isolate SHS-SW01 ecotype Sanya breed wild chromosome 13, ASM1685928v1, whole genome shotgun sequence genomic window carries:
- the si:dkey-1h24.6 gene encoding uncharacterized protein si:dkey-1h24.6 isoform X2 translates to MAEQLKTVCVPGRDKVRVPCPNGTADVMIFNLLRDQEVIANLTCHRENNTLKCTNPHTWVDTKVEENNQHTLVSFILTGLSNSSHETYACEGIFIYPPPLRRLPSAVRIQVLEEGQLCKCNKNSNIHGDNPRCGFTWIWILVFVLLSIYSVISTVIALVNWVKLRKTDSQSDYMNTKPRAPRDRKKKKGVQNPMPRYF, encoded by the exons ATGGCTG AGCAGCTGAAAACTGTCTGTGTACCTGGCAGAGACAAAGTACGTGTGCCGTGCCCTAATGGGACCGCTGACGTGATGATATTTAACCTCCTCAGGGACCAAGAAGTGATTGCCAACCTCACGTGCCACCGTGAAAACAATACATTGAAATGTACAAATCCACACACCTGGGTGGACACCAAAGTCGAGGAAAACAATCAGCATACATTGGTCAGTTTCATCCTCACTGGCCTGAGTAACAGTAGCCATGAAACCTACGCATGTGAGGGCATCTTCATATACCCTCCTCCCCTCAGAAGACTACCAAGTGCTGTGAGGATCCAGGTACTTGAAGAAG GACAACTTTgcaaatgcaataaaaacagcaatatcCATGGTGATAACCCAAGGTGTGGATTTACGTGGATTTGGATTCTGGTGTTTGTACTTCTCAGCATCTACAGCGTAATTTCCACCGTCATCGCCCTTGTCAACTGG GTCAAGTTGAGGAAGACAGATTCCCAGAGTGATTATATGAACACCAAACCCCGAGCACCAAGGGACcgcaagaagaaaaaaggggttCAGAATCCTATGCCACGATACTTCTGA
- the retreg2 gene encoding reticulophagy regulator 2, translating into MASGEEARRRPSVTSSSVGLEALFPAGTSEQVCGDENPELVRLRELLQGLLSQYEPLLLWVQRLLVWERPLYSISVALTLNTLFWLLSSTSLRPLFLLSVSLLGLMLLERWKPTLPIITVQQAEAHPVPSETMRVEQRLLSIPELSHHLAESYLTCCLYLQEMLQYKRQNHGKFCVMMCSGCFVLAVVGHYVPGIMISYIIVLSVLLWPLVVYHELIQRMYTGLEPILMKLDYSMKGDTEHRKHDKRKVKKEFEEGDEPRAETESESEEELSCFAPTVDVKTTALAMAITDSELSDEEASILESGGFSVSRATTPQLTDVSEDLDQQSLHSDPEEAYLRDLPEFPSVEEFPSIENNLLHFPLRGSCQVDGAQAGAQSEGEPLSPASLLIQHLASPLHFVNTHFNGHGRPPGGEEGILPVPGTGEEAGRKGGEEKEAAVTQGAQQSLEALSEEIVSTAISTVVQNTLSALLRSSEASEDPSLAEFLPTETPPGAPETSTQPTDTTANTTVTTIGALGPDEELEEAITTRSGTGEEMPDDTLVPTEEEDFELLDQSELEQVDEGLDVSSDRQVVGGAPDTPPSPQHQPQS; encoded by the exons ATGGCGAGCGGAGAGGAGGCCAGAAGACGCCCCTCGGTTACCTCCTCTTCGGTCGGCCTGGAGGCGCTGTTCCCTGCCGGGACATCGGAGCAGGTCTGCGGGGACGAAAATCCGGAGCTCGTCCGCCTGCGGGAGCTCCTTCAGGGTTTGCTATCGCAGTATGAGCCCCTGCTGCTATGGGTGCAGAGGCTGCTGGTCTGGGAGAGGCCGTTGTACAGCATCTCTGTCGCCCTGACACTCAACACATTATTCTG GCTCCTGTCTTCCACCTCCCTGCGCCCTCTGTTCCTGCTAAGTGTGTCCCTACTTGGACTTATGCTACTGGAGAGATGGAAGCCCACGTTGCCCATCATAACAG TTCAACAGGCAGAGGCTCACCCTGTACCAAG TGAAACAATGCGCGTTGAGCAGCGTCTGCTCAGTATTCCCGAGCTCAGCCACCACCTGGCTGAGAGCTATCTGACCTGCTGTCTGTACCTGCAGGAGATGCTGCAGTACAAACGACAGAACCACGGCAAG TTCTGTGTGATGATGTGCAGTGGCTGCTTTGTACTTGCCGTCGTTGGACATTATGTACCAGGAATCATGATCTCCTATATTATAG TCCTGAGCGTGCTCTTGTGGCCACTGGTGGTGTACCACGAACTGATCCAGAGAATGTACACGGGCTTGGAGCCAATCCTGATGAAACTGGACTACAGCATGAAGGGAGATACCGAGCATCGCAAGCACGACAAGAGGA aggtGAAGAAAGAGTTTGAGGAGGGGGATGAGCCAAGAGCCgaaacagagagtgagagtgaggaGGAGCTGTCTTGTTTTGCCCCAACG gTGGATGTGAAGACAACAGCTCTGGCGATGGCAATCACGGACTCAGAGTTGTCGGATGAGGAGGCATCCATCTTGGAGAGTGGAGGGTTCTCAGTGTCCAGAGCCACCACTCCTCAACTCACTGACGTCTCTGAAG ACCTGGACCAGCAGAGTTTACACAGCGACCCAGAGGAGGCCTACCTTCGGGATCTCCCCGAGTTCCCCTCAGTCGAGGAATTCCCCTCCATCGAGAACAACCTGCTCCATTTTCCTCTGCGAGGTTCCTGCCAAGTGGACGGAGCCCAGGCTGGTGCTCAATCAGAGGGAGAACCATTGAGCCCCGCCAGCCTCCTTATCCAGCACCTGGCGTCCCCGCTCCACTTTGTGAACACGCACTTCAATGGACATGGACGACCACCAGGGGGTGAGGAGGGCATATTGCCTGTGCCAGGCACAGGGGAGGAAGCAGGGAGGAAagggggagaggaaaaggaagctGCAGTAACCCAGGGTGCACAGCAGTCCTTGGAGGCTTTGAGCGAGGAGATAGTGAGTACGGCCATCTCCACTGTGGTGCAGAACACTCTGTCAGCGCTGCTCCGCTCCAGTGAGGCCAGCGAGGATCCCTCTCTGGCCGAGTTCCTCCCCACTGAAACCCCACCGGGAGCTCCGGAGACCTCCACTCAACCCACCGACACCACTGCTAACACTACAGTTACTACAATTGGGGCTCTGGGGCCTGACGAGGAACTGGAAGAGGCAATCACGACCCGAAGCGGCACAGGCGAGGAGATGCCTGACGACACACTAGTTCCGACTGAGGAAGAGGACTTTGAGCTTCTGGACCAAAGTGAACTGGAGCAGGTGGACGAAGGGCTGGACGTCAGCTCTGACAGACAGGTGGTGGGAGGAGCTCCAGACACACCTCCCTCTCCTCAACATCAACCACAGTCATAG
- the si:dkey-1h24.6 gene encoding uncharacterized protein si:dkey-1h24.6 isoform X1 gives MGVCWAFMILLGCRLSRVSQSQSTCPCPEQLKTVCVPGRDKVRVPCPNGTADVMIFNLLRDQEVIANLTCHRENNTLKCTNPHTWVDTKVEENNQHTLVSFILTGLSNSSHETYACEGIFIYPPPLRRLPSAVRIQVLEEGQLCKCNKNSNIHGDNPRCGFTWIWILVFVLLSIYSVISTVIALVNWVKLRKTDSQSDYMNTKPRAPRDRKKKKGVQNPMPRYF, from the exons ATGGGTGTTTGCTGGGCGTTCATGATCCTCCTGGGCTGCAGGTTATCTCGTGTAAGTCAGTCTCAGAGCACGTGCCCCTGCCCTG AGCAGCTGAAAACTGTCTGTGTACCTGGCAGAGACAAAGTACGTGTGCCGTGCCCTAATGGGACCGCTGACGTGATGATATTTAACCTCCTCAGGGACCAAGAAGTGATTGCCAACCTCACGTGCCACCGTGAAAACAATACATTGAAATGTACAAATCCACACACCTGGGTGGACACCAAAGTCGAGGAAAACAATCAGCATACATTGGTCAGTTTCATCCTCACTGGCCTGAGTAACAGTAGCCATGAAACCTACGCATGTGAGGGCATCTTCATATACCCTCCTCCCCTCAGAAGACTACCAAGTGCTGTGAGGATCCAGGTACTTGAAGAAG GACAACTTTgcaaatgcaataaaaacagcaatatcCATGGTGATAACCCAAGGTGTGGATTTACGTGGATTTGGATTCTGGTGTTTGTACTTCTCAGCATCTACAGCGTAATTTCCACCGTCATCGCCCTTGTCAACTGG GTCAAGTTGAGGAAGACAGATTCCCAGAGTGATTATATGAACACCAAACCCCGAGCACCAAGGGACcgcaagaagaaaaaaggggttCAGAATCCTATGCCACGATACTTCTGA
- the fastkd2 gene encoding FAST kinase domain-containing protein 2, mitochondrial: protein MSLWVTEEVMRWALRFCSRRSQWTQRSFPVTTSVKNTSFPSRLAHVWGTRQSQACLARSLLRSVRFYSQGGIYSEDLEEKRLLSSPPAESSLQTEAQAADSISGQRQMRSPLMDNLQHCGSPSDVLDLTCQYAPTVRQVSNCLTHMWSTTKKMSDEQRRYELQLMFEHPAFDKLLQRAMKGVGHMRSEDVTYSLLSMVNLGVPQRSHVVQTFLRSCQEKLNDFDEKSLSILASCLEHMESSPNVGALKEGMRLVVEARLPGIKKVMALQTMMRMLGKDAPLNLKRKLERKALSMTDQFSLPNTQYMISTMASMGFYSKPLLDVCSKKITENLHGIPFNRLFAVLHSCRELHYRDLDLLTGISDYVTSTLDIWTNKQVLLFLSVFENLVFCPTALMEAYAEKVIASPDTLTLKDLLCVLKVYSSLNYDLQHHRQQFLDSLSQVLDSYLPKMSGFMLLRSVFYLCLLGHFPSAPLEQLLQSSTMEQFNSTPSTFLQNQERMFQTVDLCLRLDRPPLPRPLAVPPSVLGDPTPRSPSVNQWLSQGLQSVLGDQADTVLQEMVMVENFYLIDGVITKPLPNQTPVTEAYSCEGEELSPAEGSQRIAIICTPQSGFCYGTSNPRGPLAVKIRHLKILGYNPVLVTERELQSVSEEERTEFLRGRIFPEHHRSDTRPKMEQP, encoded by the exons ATGTCTTTGTGGGTGACAGAGGAGGTCATGAGGTGGGCCCTGCGCTTCTGCAGCCGCAGGTCTCAATGGACACAGCGCAGTTTCCCGGTGACAACATCAGTCAAAAACACATCTTTCCCCAGTCGGTTAGCCCACGTTTGGGGCACAAGGCAAAGTCAGGCATGCCTGGCTAGGAGTCTTTTACGTTCCGTGAGGTTTTATTCACAGGGTGGTATTTACAGTGAAGATTTGGAAGAGAAGAGgcttctctcttctccaccGGCAGAATCATCACTGCAAACTGAGGCCCAGGCTGCGGACAGCATCTCAGGACAAAGACAGATGAGGTCCCCTCTCATGGACAACCTGCAGCACTGTGGCTCCCCATCAGACGTGTTGGACCTCACCTGTCAATATGCACCCACAGTTCGACAGGTCAGCAACTGCCTGACCCACATGTGGTCCACCACTAAGAAGATGTCAGATGAGCAGCGGCGCTACGAGCTGCAGCTGATGTTTGAGCATCCTGCATTCGACAAGCTACTGCAAAGGGCCATGAAGGGTGTGGGGCACATGCGCAGTGAGGATGTGACTTACTCCCTCTTGAGCATGGTCAATCTAGGTGTGCCTCAACGTAGCCATGTGGTCCAGACTTTCCTCCGATCCTGCCAG GAGAAGCTGAATGACTTTGATGAGAAGAGCCTCTCCATCTTGGCCTCCTGTCTGGAACACATGGAGAGCAGCCCTAATGTCGGTGCACTTAAGGAAGGCATGAG GCTGGTAGTTGAGGCCCGTCTTCCCGGGATCAAGAAAGTTATGGCTCTCCAGACCATGATGCGTATGCTGGGGAAGGATGCCCCGCTGAACCTCAAACGGAAACTAGAG AGAAAGGCTTTGTCAATGACAGACCAGTTCAGCCTTCCCAACACCCAGTACATGATCTCCACTATGGCGTCAATGGGCTTCTACTCCAAACCACTGCTGGATGTCTGTAGTAAGAAGATCACAG AAAATCTCCATGGAATCCCCTTCAACAGATTGTTTGCAGTGCTGCACTCGTGTAGGGAGCTGCACTACAGAGACTTAGATCTGCTCACTGGCATTTCAGACTATGTCACCTCCACGCTCGACATATGGACCAACAAACAG GTgctcctcttcctgtctgtgtttgagaaCCTCGTCTTCTGTCCTACTGCGTTAATGGAGGCATATGCTGAGAAGGTGATCGCAAGCCCAGACACCCTGACGCTTAAAGACCTGCTCTGTGTCCTGAAGGTGTACTCCTCTCTTAACTATGATCTGCAGCACCACAGACAACA GTTCTTGGATAGTCTCAGCCAGGTTCTGGACTCCTATCTGCCCAAGATGTCTGGGTTTATGCTCTTAAGGTCTGTTTTCTATCTGTGTCTACTGGGCCACTTTCCCTCCGCACCACTGGAGCAACTCCTGCAGAGCAGTACGATGGAGCAGTTTAACAGCACAC caTCAACTTTCCTCCAGAACCAGGAGAGAATGTTTCAGACAGTGGACCTGTGCCTCCGTCTTGACCGTCCTCCTCTCCCTCGTCCCCTGGCTGTCCCCCCCTCTGTCCTCGGAGACCCCACCCCTCGCAGCCCCTCAGTCAACCAGTGGCTGTCGCAGGGCCTGCAGAGTGTGTTGGGGGACCAGGCTGACACAGTGCTACAGGAAATGGTGATGGTGGAGAACTTCTACCTTATAG ATGGTGTGATAACCAAACCTCTGCCAAACCAAACCCCTGTGACCGAAGCGTATAGTTGTGAAGGAGAAGAGTTGtctccagcagagggcagtcaAAG AATTGCAATAATTTGCACACCGCAATCTGGTTTTTGTTATGGTACATCCAACCCCCGTGGTCCCTTAGCGGTCAAGATTCGCCATCTGAAGATCTTGGGATATAACCCTGTCCTG GTAACTGAGCGGGAGCTGCAGTCTGTCTCTGAGGAAGAGAGGACGGAGTTCCTCAGGGGACGGATTTTTCCAGAACACCACAGATCAGACACACGACCTAAAATGGAGCAACCGTGA
- the mdh1b gene encoding LOW QUALITY PROTEIN: putative malate dehydrogenase 1B (The sequence of the model RefSeq protein was modified relative to this genomic sequence to represent the inferred CDS: inserted 3 bases in 3 codons; deleted 2 bases in 2 codons), producing the protein MAKFVLAGKTDCPHYAKAELLADALQRSLQIPDKWKAGREATCGRNGRKHEKSPLVWRELVDQGGKGMLLGDFSDFLEHCQEYYSITSDTSTDIMLSVAAENLETEMNLIVEEQHRVSLIKPLHIWISWRVTQNCHFLIPNLLSAEVFPHVAAIGLRLLDLRGGEEGLQELRMETEDLALPLLHQVSIHTDLEQAFREADVTLLLDERWSDDSDTATESEQEXARSIDSDQFVTMATQLENEARAIIAKKLKVKASDITDVIVWGNISGSFYIDLQRAKVFNYDXIKGPAFSSQMLLKIFHDRKRLETDFQDLARSQRAAVASERCQAAAMSAASGILTILKAWNGACSPDKVFSLGVLCPGYYNLLDGIVLSVPVPLTDGKWSVQFXIGDELRERLQLFASELGQENELGSENCMIVIKKEDSTQAKNTG; encoded by the exons atggcaaaatttgTGCTCg CGGGTAAAACAGACTGCCCTCATTATGCCAAAGCAGAACTT TTAGCAGATGCTCTGCAGCGATCTCTGCAGATCCCAGATAAATGGAAGGCG GGTCGGGAAGCCACCTGCGGGAGAAATGGCCGGAAACACGAGAAGTCCCCTTTGGTTTGGAGGGAACTGGTGGACCAAGGGGGCAAAGGGATGCTCTTAGGGGACTTCAGTGACTTCCTTGAGCATTGTCAG GAGTACTACAGCATCACATCGGACACGTCTACAGATATAATGCTGAGTGTTGCAGCAGAGAATCTGGAGACCGAGATGAACCTTATTGTGGAGGAGCAGCACCGTGTCAGTCTCATCAAACCCCTTCATATATGGATCAGCTGGCGAGTTA CCCAAAATTGCCACTTCCTGATCCCCAACCTGCTCTCTGCTGAAGTGTTCCCCCACGTTGCTGCAATCGGCCTCCGCCTACTGGATCTG CGGGGGGGCGAGGAGGGATTGCAGGAGTTGAGGATGGAGACAGAGGACCTGGCACTCCCTCTGCTCCATCAG GTAAGCATTCATACAGATCTGGAGCAAGCCTTCCGAGAAGCGGATGTCACCCTCCTGCTGGATGAGCGGTGGTCTGATGACAGTGATACAGCGACTGAGAGTGAGCAGG ATGCTCGCTCCATTGACAGCGACCAATTTGTCACCATGGCAACTCAACTGGAGAATGAAGCCAGGGCCATAATCGCAAAGAAGCTGAAAGTTAAGGCGTCGG ATATTACAGATGTCATCGTTTGGGGAAATATCAGTGGTAGTTTCTACATTGACCTGCAGAGGGCAAAGGTTTTCAACTATG AAATCAAAGGACCTGCCTTCTCTTCACAGATGCTCCTAAAGATTTTCCATGACAG GAAACGGTTGGAGACAGACTTTCAAGACTTGGCGCGCTCTCAGCGTGCAGCTGTGGCTTCAGAGCGCTGCCAAGCAGCTGCCATGTCAGCTGCCAGTGGGATCCTCACCATTCTAAAGGCTTGGAATGGTGCTTGCAGTCCGGATAAAGTCTTCTCTCTGGGTGTGCTATgcccag GCTACTACAATCTCCTAGACGGAATCGTCCTCTCAGTTCCAGTTCCCTTGACAGACGGTAAATGGTCCGTGCAAT TCATCGGTGACGAACTGAGGGAGAGACTTCAGCTTTTTGCTAGTGAACTAGGGCAA gAAAATGAACTTGGGTCAGAAAATTGCATGATTGTTATAAAGAAGGAAGACAGTACACAGGCTAAAAACACAGGTTAG